The window TGGCACCCGGGGCGGAAGAATCGCAACCGGCCAGGAACACCAGTGCGGTCGCGGCGGTTCCGCCGACGACGAGTGTCCTGAGTCGATGGTGTCCGCTCGAGGTGGTCATGTCCCTGGCCTCTCTGTGGGTGAACGTCTGCTGTCAGCGTCGCGGCCGGACCGCCTGACGTCTGCGCGGCCAGCGGGAAACCGTGCTACCGGCTACCCGGAATCCCGTGGCACCGCTGCCTACGACGGAATCTCGGGACCGAGGAAGAGGGTGCGTGTTCGGGGAGGTGGAAGGCCTGCGCCCAGGATCAGCCGGTCGGGCGGGCTGAATCCCGGGAACCATGATCGGCGGGTGCCAGCGGCAGCGTGAGGGTCAGCAGTGCGCCTCCGCCGGGGTTGTCGCCGGCCGAGACGTGGCCGCCGTGGCGGGCGGCGATTTCCCCGACCAAGGCCAGTCCGATGCCGTAGTGGCGGCGAGGTGAGGTGCCCTCGAGCGCGCCGTCGCGCCGGGTGGAGGAGAACCGCTCGAACAGGCCGGGCAGCACGGCCGCGTCGATTCCGGGCCCGTCGTCGCCGACTTCGAGCACGCCCGTGGTTCCCGACCGCCTGGTGGTGATCGTGACCGAGGAACGGGCGTGGGCCACGGCGTTGTCGACCAAGGCGGTCACCGCGCGGAGGAGACCGCCGCGGGTGCCGCGGACGAGCACCGGCGCCGCCGCCGGGTGCGCCTCGATGGTGACGGAACGCTCGACGGCGGCCGGGGCGCCGGCCGCGGCGGCCCGTGCGGCGACCTCCACCAGGTCGATCGTGGCGGTGAGCCCGTCCGTGCGGACGTCGGCGGCGAGCAGGAGGTCCTCGAGGATGTCGGTGAGGTGCCCGGCGTCCGCGACGACGCCGTCGACCTCGGCGGTCAACCGTTGAGGATCGGCGCCTTGCCGCAAGTGCCGGCGCAGCACCTGCGCGCGGGTCGACAGCAGCGTCAGCGGGGTGCGCAGTTCGTGACTGGCGTCGGCCACGAAGCGCCGTTGCAGGCCCAGCGCCGCGGCCATCGGCGCCACCGCGCGTCGTCCCAGCCACACACCCGTGCACATGGCGAGCAGCAGTCCCAGGCCGCCGCTGGCGAGCATCGCGGCGAGCAAGCGGTCGCGCTCTTCGTGGCCGGCGCGCAGGTCCAGGGCCGCCTGGACGACTTGCCCGTTCCGTACCCGCGTGTACACCCGGTAGTCCGCGCCGTTGCTCTGGACGTCGCCGGTTTCGGCGACGCCGGTTCTGGCGACGGCGGCCAGGGCCGCCCGGTCGGGCAGGACGGCGGGGGCGCCCGGTGTCGTGCTCAGGCCGCCCGGTCCTTGGATGGCCAGCCACACCCCGGCCGGTGGGTCCTGCACGTCCTCGGCCTGTGCGGTGGTCTGCTGGAGGAGCGTGGTGGCGGCGCGCTGCTGGCTGTCCAGCACCATGAACACCGCCAGTGCCGAGAGCAGCACGACGATCGCCGTGACGGAACACCCGACCTGGACGCCCAGCCGCCACGCCGCTCGTCGCACCAGCCTCGCTTCGGGCGAAGCCGGCGTTCGCGGCCGCCGGGTCACGGGGTGCCCAGCTGGTAGCCGCGGCCGTGGACCGTGGCGATCACGGCGCGTCCGAGCTTGCGACGCAGGTAGGACACGTAGGTGTCGACGATCGCCTCGCTGTCGGCCTCCGGGAAGGCCAGGCTCAGCAGATCGCGCCGGGTGAACACGCGGGAGGGACGGCCGGCGAGGGTGGCCAGCAGCGCGCATTCCCGTTCGGACAACCGGACCGGCTCGGACAGGCCGTCCGCGCGGTCCGGACCCGGCACCACCTGGCGCGTGTCCAGGTTCAGTCGCCCGGTCCCGACCGGCAGGATCCGCGCGACGTCGAGGTGGCGACGGCGCAACGCACGCAGCCTGGCCAGCAGTTCGTCCACATCGAACGGTTTGGCCAGGTAGTCCTCGGCGCCGGCGTCCAGGCCGGCCACCCGGTCGGCGGGGTTGCCGAGCGCCGAGAGCACCAGCACCGGGGTCGTCATGCCCTGGCCGCGCAAGCGGGTGAGCACGTCGAGTCCGTCCAGCGCGGGCAGTCCCCGGTCGAGGATCACCACGTCGTAGTCCCGCACGAGCCCGAGGTGCAGGCCGCGGTGTCCGTCAGTGGCGGTTTCGACCTGGTACCCCTCCTCGGTCAGCAGGTCGGTGAGGAGCCCGACCAGCTCAGGGTTGTCTTCGACCAGCAGAACCCGGCCGGAGCCCGCGGTGTCCATGCCGCCATGGTGCCAAGCCCGGCCGCTCCCGGCACCCGCGCCGCGACCGCGGCTTCCCAGATTTTCCCCAGGACTCCTGTCGACACTGGGCCCAGGGACCACCGGAAAAAGGGAGAACTTCGTGAACGACCGGCAACGCGCCCGCCGGGCGGCCCGTGCTCGGGGCCGCCGCCACACCGCCGCGGCGACGTGGGCCGCGGGCCTGGGCGGTACCGTCCTGGCCACGGTCTTCGGCGTGACGCTCGCCCAGCACGCCACCGCCGCGACGAGCGTCCCCGGCTCACCATCGCCTTCCGCGCCGGCACTGACGCCGCCTGCGCCGGCGGGCACTTCCGCGCCGCTGGTGACCACCCCCGGCCCGGCTTCGACCCCGGAGGCCCGGCCGCACCCCACGGCCTCGGCGCCCCGCGTCATTCACCCTCCCGCGCAGCCACCGGCCACCGGCGGCCACGGCGGCACGGCCGGAAGCTCCGGCGGATCATGACCACGACCACCGGGTCGTTCGCCCGTTCGCGCTTCCGCGCCCTGGGCACCACCGCCGAACTCACCGTCACGGATCCGGCGCGCCTGCCCGCCGCCGAGGAGCTGCTCCGGGCCGAGCTCCAGGCCGTCGACCGGGCGTGCAGCCGGTTCCGCGGCGATTCGGAGATCTCGTCCCTGCTCCGGCACCCCGGCTCGCCGGTCCGGATCAGCCCGCTGCTGGCCGAGGCGCTGCAGGTGGCGCTGCACGCCGCCGAACTCACCGATGGGCTCGTCGACCCGACGGTCGGTCAGGCCGTGTCCGACCTCGGCTACGACCGCGACTTCGACGAAATCGACCGGGACGCGGCCGCGGCGGCCAC of the Amycolatopsis sp. NBC_01488 genome contains:
- a CDS encoding response regulator transcription factor; its protein translation is MDTAGSGRVLLVEDNPELVGLLTDLLTEEGYQVETATDGHRGLHLGLVRDYDVVILDRGLPALDGLDVLTRLRGQGMTTPVLVLSALGNPADRVAGLDAGAEDYLAKPFDVDELLARLRALRRRHLDVARILPVGTGRLNLDTRQVVPGPDRADGLSEPVRLSERECALLATLAGRPSRVFTRRDLLSLAFPEADSEAIVDTYVSYLRRKLGRAVIATVHGRGYQLGTP
- a CDS encoding sensor histidine kinase produces the protein MRRAAWRLGVQVGCSVTAIVVLLSALAVFMVLDSQQRAATTLLQQTTAQAEDVQDPPAGVWLAIQGPGGLSTTPGAPAVLPDRAALAAVARTGVAETGDVQSNGADYRVYTRVRNGQVVQAALDLRAGHEERDRLLAAMLASGGLGLLLAMCTGVWLGRRAVAPMAAALGLQRRFVADASHELRTPLTLLSTRAQVLRRHLRQGADPQRLTAEVDGVVADAGHLTDILEDLLLAADVRTDGLTATIDLVEVAARAAAAGAPAAVERSVTIEAHPAAAPVLVRGTRGGLLRAVTALVDNAVAHARSSVTITTRRSGTTGVLEVGDDGPGIDAAVLPGLFERFSSTRRDGALEGTSPRRHYGIGLALVGEIAARHGGHVSAGDNPGGGALLTLTLPLAPADHGSRDSARPTG